In Methanothrix sp., a genomic segment contains:
- the thiC gene encoding phosphomethylpyrimidine synthase ThiC, with amino-acid sequence MGLIEDARAGRLTEEMKIVAEEERKSPQFILRGIASGRIVIPRSPYRYTRPVGIGKGLRTKVNASIGTSSDIVDVDMEVAKARTAEENGADTLMELSTGGDFLEIRRRVIEATTLSVGSVPLYQAFIEAIRKYGAGVDMPEDDLFRATEAQAKMGTNFMAIHTGINSICIERLRGQGGRFGGVCSRGGAFMIGWMLHNQKENPLYREFDYLLEILKEHEVTLSLGNGLRAGAVHDSTDRGQIQELIINSELADRAHAAGVQTIVEGPGHIPIDEIEANVRVMKRMTSEKPFYMLGPLVTDIAPGYDHIVAAIGASLSSAYGADFICYVTPAEHLALPDVEDVRMGVITARIAAHIGDMIKNDDREKDLEMGRARRDMLWERQFELAIDPETAKLIRADRIPSDAEVCTMCGDFCALKIIKENIDLAR; translated from the coding sequence ATGGGATTAATAGAAGATGCACGTGCAGGCAGACTGACGGAAGAGATGAAGATCGTGGCCGAGGAGGAGAGGAAGAGCCCTCAGTTTATACTCCGGGGCATAGCCAGCGGCAGGATAGTTATCCCCCGCAGCCCTTACCGTTATACCAGGCCAGTGGGAATAGGCAAGGGCCTGCGCACCAAGGTGAATGCCTCTATCGGCACCAGCAGCGATATTGTGGATGTAGACATGGAGGTGGCAAAGGCGCGCACAGCGGAGGAGAATGGTGCAGACACTCTGATGGAGCTCTCCACCGGCGGGGACTTCCTGGAGATAAGGAGACGGGTGATCGAGGCCACAACACTGAGCGTGGGCAGCGTCCCCCTTTACCAGGCTTTCATTGAGGCCATAAGAAAATATGGTGCCGGGGTGGACATGCCTGAGGACGACCTCTTCCGGGCGACAGAGGCGCAGGCGAAGATGGGGACCAACTTCATGGCCATCCACACCGGCATCAATAGCATCTGTATAGAACGGCTCCGCGGCCAGGGGGGGCGGTTTGGCGGCGTATGCAGCCGGGGAGGAGCCTTCATGATCGGCTGGATGCTGCATAACCAGAAGGAGAATCCTCTCTACCGGGAGTTCGACTATCTCCTGGAGATCCTCAAAGAGCATGAGGTAACCCTAAGCCTTGGCAATGGCCTTCGGGCAGGGGCGGTGCACGACTCCACCGATCGCGGTCAGATCCAGGAGCTGATAATCAACTCCGAGCTTGCAGACAGAGCCCATGCGGCAGGAGTTCAGACCATAGTGGAGGGGCCGGGGCATATCCCCATCGATGAGATAGAGGCCAATGTCCGGGTGATGAAGAGGATGACCTCCGAGAAGCCCTTCTATATGCTCGGCCCTCTGGTCACAGATATCGCTCCCGGGTATGATCATATCGTGGCAGCCATCGGAGCCAGCCTCTCTTCTGCCTATGGAGCGGACTTCATCTGCTATGTCACCCCGGCTGAGCACCTCGCCCTTCCCGATGTGGAGGATGTGAGGATGGGAGTCATCACCGCCAGGATAGCAGCTCATATCGGTGATATGATCAAGAACGATGATCGAGAGAAAGATCTGGAGATGGGAAGGGCGCGCAGGGATATGCTCTGGGAGAGGCAGTTTGAGCTGGCCATCGATCCCGAGACCGCCAAGCTGATCCGGGCGGATAGGATCCCCTCAGATGCAGAGGTCTGCACTATGTGCGGGGATTTCTGTGCTTTAAAAATAATAAAAGAGAATATCGACCTTGCCCGTTAG
- a CDS encoding geranylgeranyl reductase family protein — translation MYDLVVVGAGPAGSNAARTAAGMGMKVLVLEKKVFPRYKACGGALTERAASCLGLRLPESICERTITGARIHFRDLVQDKSKGYRLTTLVTRSAFDQFLLRKAEEAGAGISFSRALSYSEREDHVSVRTRDQIYRSRFLVIASGCQDALKEGISGKVSRDDIGICLVTEIEADDREIESRLGSLLDIHFGIASGGYGWIFPHRGYYSVGIGGLASQLRHPRQIMRRFLLENGFEPDQLLHGHTIPMGGRKRRIAQGRVLLTGDAASLVDAFTGEGIYYALRSGGMAAEAIEEKEERDAARFYEKRCNRELGEELRYALLLSRAMHSHPKAFSWVLERHNEALDRYIEIPAARRSYKEFVRWMAPRLPLGLLSMH, via the coding sequence GTGTATGATCTGGTGGTGGTGGGCGCTGGACCGGCGGGCTCGAATGCCGCCCGGACGGCAGCCGGAATGGGGATGAAGGTCCTGGTCCTGGAGAAGAAGGTGTTTCCCCGTTACAAGGCCTGTGGAGGAGCCCTGACTGAGCGCGCCGCCTCCTGTCTGGGGCTTCGTCTTCCCGAGTCCATATGCGAGAGGACCATAACCGGGGCTCGAATCCATTTCCGGGATCTGGTTCAGGATAAGAGCAAAGGCTACAGGCTGACCACCCTGGTCACCAGGAGCGCTTTTGACCAGTTCCTCCTCCGGAAGGCAGAGGAGGCTGGAGCCGGCATCTCTTTCTCCCGCGCTCTGAGCTATAGCGAAAGAGAGGATCATGTATCTGTCCGGACAAGGGATCAGATCTATAGGTCCCGGTTTCTTGTCATCGCCTCCGGCTGTCAGGATGCTTTGAAAGAGGGGATATCGGGGAAGGTCTCAAGGGATGATATCGGGATCTGTCTGGTGACGGAGATCGAGGCTGATGATCGAGAGATCGAGTCCCGGCTGGGCAGCCTTCTGGATATTCACTTCGGAATCGCAAGCGGGGGCTATGGCTGGATCTTCCCCCACCGGGGGTACTACTCCGTGGGCATAGGAGGCCTGGCATCCCAGCTTCGCCATCCCCGCCAGATAATGAGGCGTTTTCTTCTGGAGAACGGATTCGAACCGGATCAGCTCTTACATGGCCACACCATACCGATGGGAGGAAGAAAAAGGCGCATCGCCCAGGGCAGGGTGCTCTTGACCGGGGATGCAGCCAGCCTGGTTGATGCCTTCACCGGCGAGGGAATCTACTATGCTCTCCGCTCGGGAGGGATGGCAGCAGAGGCAATAGAAGAGAAGGAGGAGAGGGATGCAGCCCGGTTCTATGAGAAGAGATGCAACAGAGAGCTGGGCGAGGAGCTCAGATATGCCCTGCTCCTCTCCCGGGCCATGCATAGCCATCCCAAAGCCTTCTCCTGGGTGCTGGAACGGCATAATGAGGCTTTGGACAGGTATATTGAGATTCCTGCAGCCAGGAGGTCTTATAAGGAGTTTGTACGCTGGATGGCCCCCAGGCTGCCCCTGGGGCTGCTGTCCATGCACTGA